The following are from one region of the Silene latifolia isolate original U9 population chromosome 9, ASM4854445v1, whole genome shotgun sequence genome:
- the LOC141601012 gene encoding uncharacterized protein LOC141601012, whose amino-acid sequence MDWLGKYDARIDYRQKKVSLKGPKGVRVSYKGFVVRPKCKFIVVMTLKSCLRKKCPLILFQVRDRRAEQLTTSDIPVVGEFSDVFPEEIPGLSPKRDIDFNVELKPGTCPISKAPYRMASKELEELKKQLHYLLDKGYIRPSMSPWGAPV is encoded by the coding sequence atggattggttaggtaaGTATGATGCTAGGATAGACTACCGACAAAAGAAAGTCTCTTTGAAGGGTCCTAAGGGTGtcagggtgtcttataaggggtttgtAGTGAGGCCAAAGTGTAAGTTCATCGTTGttatgaccttaaagtcatgtttaaggaagaaatGCCCCTTGATCCTTTTCCAAGTGAGAGATCGGCGCGCGGAGCAGCTGACTACATCTGATATACCTGTGGTTGGAGAGTTTAGTGATGTCTTTCCAGAAGAGATACCGGGGTTATcacctaagagagatatcgacttcaatgtggagcttaaaccggggaCATGTCCTATATCCAAAGCACCGTATCGTATGGCATCTAAAGaactggaagagttgaagaaacagttacaTTATCTGTTAGATAAGGGGTATATCCGGCCTAGTatgtcaccatggggagcaccggtgtag